The following are from one region of the Mycolicibacterium helvum genome:
- the inhA gene encoding NADH-dependent enoyl-ACP reductase InhA, with the protein MTGFLEGKRILVTGIITDSSIAFYIAKVAQEAGAELVLTGFDRMKLIQRIADRLPEKAPLLELDVQNEKHLDTLADRVSEVIGEGNKLDGVVHSIGFMPQTGMGINPFFDAPYEDVAKGIHISAFSYASLAKAVLPIMNPGGGIVGMDFDPTRAMPAYNWMTVAKSALESVNRFVAREAGKVGVRSNLVAAGPIRTLAMSAIVGGALGEEAGAQMKLLEEGWDQRAPLGWNMKDPTPVAKTVCALLSDWLPATTGTVIFADGGASTQLL; encoded by the coding sequence ATGACAGGGTTTCTCGAAGGCAAGCGCATCCTCGTCACGGGGATCATCACCGACTCGTCGATCGCGTTCTACATCGCCAAGGTCGCTCAGGAGGCCGGTGCCGAACTGGTGCTCACCGGTTTCGACCGGATGAAGCTGATCCAGCGGATCGCCGACCGGCTCCCGGAGAAGGCGCCGCTGCTCGAACTCGACGTGCAGAACGAAAAGCATCTCGACACGCTGGCCGACCGCGTCTCTGAGGTCATCGGCGAGGGCAACAAGCTCGACGGGGTGGTGCACTCCATCGGCTTCATGCCGCAGACCGGAATGGGTATCAATCCGTTCTTCGACGCGCCGTACGAGGATGTTGCCAAGGGTATCCACATCTCGGCGTTCTCCTACGCTTCGCTGGCGAAAGCCGTGCTGCCCATCATGAATCCCGGTGGCGGCATCGTCGGCATGGACTTCGACCCGACCCGGGCAATGCCGGCCTACAACTGGATGACCGTCGCCAAGAGCGCACTGGAATCGGTCAACCGATTCGTCGCCCGTGAAGCTGGCAAGGTCGGTGTGCGATCCAATCTCGTTGCTGCGGGCCCGATCCGGACCTTGGCGATGAGTGCCATCGTCGGTGGTGCGCTCGGTGAAGAAGCCGGTGCTCAGATGAAGCTGCTCGAAGAGGGCTGGGATCAGCGTGCCCCGCTGGGCTGGAACATGAAGGACCCGACGCCGGTCGCCAAGACGGTGTGCGCGCTGCTGTCGGATTGGCTGCCGGCCACCACTGGCACCGTCATCTTCGCCGACGGCGGCGCCAGCACCCAGCTGCTCTAA
- a CDS encoding VWA domain-containing protein — translation MTFPLLGPMTLSGFEHPWFFLFLLVIAGLVGLYVVVQYARQKRVLRFANMELLETVAPKRPNRWRHLSAILLIASLVLLTIAMAGPTHDVRIPRNRAVVMLTIDVSQSMRATDVEPSRLAAAQEAAKQFADQLTPGINLGLIAYAGTATVLVSPTTNREATKNAIDKLQLADRTATGEAIFTSLQAIATVGAVIGGGDTPPPARIVLMSDGKETVPSNPDNPKGAFTAARTAKDQGVPISTVSFGTPYGYVEINDQRQPVPVDDEMLKKIADLSGGNAYTASSLQQLKEVFTSLQDQIGYETIKGEASTGWLRLGALVLAVAALSALLINRRLPG, via the coding sequence ATGACCTTCCCGTTGCTCGGGCCGATGACGCTGTCTGGCTTCGAACACCCGTGGTTTTTTCTTTTCCTGCTTGTCATCGCGGGACTGGTCGGGCTCTACGTCGTCGTGCAGTACGCCCGGCAGAAGCGGGTCCTGCGGTTCGCCAACATGGAACTGCTGGAAACCGTTGCGCCCAAACGGCCCAACCGGTGGCGGCATCTGTCGGCGATCCTGCTGATCGCCTCGCTGGTGCTGCTGACCATCGCGATGGCCGGGCCGACCCACGATGTGCGGATCCCACGCAACCGTGCCGTGGTGATGCTGACCATCGACGTCTCGCAGTCGATGCGCGCCACCGACGTCGAGCCCAGCCGGTTGGCTGCCGCGCAGGAGGCCGCCAAACAGTTCGCCGACCAGCTCACCCCCGGCATCAACCTGGGCCTGATCGCCTATGCCGGCACGGCCACCGTGCTGGTGTCGCCGACCACCAACCGCGAGGCCACCAAGAACGCGATCGACAAGCTGCAACTGGCTGACCGCACGGCCACCGGCGAGGCGATCTTCACCTCACTGCAGGCCATCGCGACCGTCGGCGCCGTCATCGGTGGCGGCGACACCCCACCGCCGGCTCGCATCGTGCTGATGTCCGACGGCAAGGAGACGGTGCCGTCCAACCCGGACAATCCGAAGGGCGCATTCACTGCCGCCCGGACGGCCAAGGATCAGGGCGTGCCGATCTCGACGGTGTCGTTCGGCACACCGTACGGATATGTCGAGATCAATGACCAACGCCAGCCGGTCCCCGTCGATGACGAGATGCTCAAGAAGATCGCGGATCTCTCCGGCGGCAACGCCTACACCGCATCGAGTCTGCAGCAGCTCAAAGAGGTTTTCACCTCGCTGCAGGACCAGATCGGCTACGAGACCATCAAGGGTGAGGCCAGCACCGGCTGGCTGCGCCTGGGTGCGCTGGTGCTGGCCGTCGCCGCACTGTCCGCGCTGCTGATCAACCGGCGCCTGCCGGGCTGA
- a CDS encoding ferrochelatase: MFDALLILSFGGPEGPEQVMPFLENVTRGRGIPPERLTAVAEHYLHFGGVSPINGINRALIDEIRAELAERGEQLPVYFGNRNWHPLVEDTVAAMTSAGVRRAAVFTTSAWGGYSGCAQYQEDIVRARAAVGDGAPELVKVRQFFDHPLLVAMFADAIADAAATLPASVRADARLVFTAHSIPLRAADRCGPDLYARQVHYAAALVAAAAGYPDYDVVWQSRSGPPQVPWLEPDVGDHLSALAASGTKAVLVCPVGFVADHIEVVWDLDNELRQQADELGIALARASTPNAQRRFAQLVLDLVDEVRDGREPARVIGAEPVPGYGASVDGRFCTNECAISARPSAGSR; the protein is encoded by the coding sequence ATGTTTGACGCACTCCTCATCCTCTCGTTTGGCGGACCGGAGGGCCCCGAACAGGTGATGCCGTTCCTGGAGAACGTCACTCGCGGCCGCGGGATACCACCCGAGCGCCTGACCGCGGTCGCCGAGCACTACCTGCACTTCGGCGGCGTCTCACCGATCAACGGCATCAACCGCGCCCTGATCGACGAGATCCGCGCCGAGCTCGCCGAGCGCGGTGAACAACTACCGGTGTACTTCGGCAACCGCAACTGGCATCCGCTCGTCGAGGACACCGTTGCCGCAATGACTTCGGCCGGCGTGCGCCGCGCCGCGGTGTTCACCACCTCGGCCTGGGGTGGCTATTCGGGCTGCGCCCAGTACCAGGAGGACATCGTCCGCGCACGGGCCGCCGTCGGCGACGGTGCCCCGGAATTGGTGAAGGTGCGCCAGTTCTTCGACCATCCGCTGCTGGTGGCGATGTTCGCCGACGCCATTGCGGACGCCGCCGCCACGCTGCCGGCCTCGGTGCGCGCCGACGCCAGGCTGGTGTTCACCGCTCATTCGATACCGCTGCGCGCCGCCGACCGGTGCGGGCCGGATCTGTATGCCCGCCAGGTCCATTACGCCGCCGCCCTGGTGGCAGCTGCCGCCGGCTACCCGGACTATGACGTGGTCTGGCAATCCCGGTCCGGACCACCCCAGGTTCCGTGGCTGGAACCCGATGTCGGCGACCATCTCTCGGCGCTTGCGGCATCGGGTACGAAAGCCGTGCTGGTCTGTCCGGTGGGGTTCGTTGCCGACCACATCGAGGTGGTGTGGGACCTGGACAACGAATTACGGCAGCAGGCCGACGAACTCGGGATCGCATTGGCCCGCGCGTCGACTCCTAACGCGCAGCGCCGCTTCGCCCAACTGGTCCTCGACCTCGTCGACGAGGTGCGCGATGGCCGCGAACCCGCGAGGGTGATTGGCGCCGAGCCGGTTCCGGGCTACGGAGCCAGCGTGGACGGCCGGTTCTGCACCAACGAATGCGCAATCAGTGCCAGGCCGAGTGCAGGATCGCGGTGA
- a CDS encoding TVP38/TMEM64 family protein, which yields MTSKTRNTLRSVRSALVSTARQVSRTRIVVTAIATVILVAVVILVPLPTALQLRDWATSLGAWFPLAFLGAHIVVTVFPFPRTAFTLAAGLLFGPALGVAIAVVASTVSALLALVLVRALGWQLSRLVSHPAVEAVDARLQASGWRAIFSLRMIPAVPFSVLNYAAGASAVRVLPYFWATLAGLIPGTAAVVFLGDALTGNISPLLVLVSVCTAAVGVAGLVYEVRAAAK from the coding sequence GTGACGTCGAAGACCCGCAACACGCTGCGCAGTGTGCGCTCAGCGCTGGTCTCTACGGCGCGCCAGGTATCCCGAACCCGCATTGTCGTCACCGCGATCGCCACTGTGATTCTCGTCGCAGTAGTGATCCTGGTGCCGCTGCCCACCGCCCTGCAATTGCGGGACTGGGCGACATCGCTCGGCGCCTGGTTCCCGCTGGCGTTCCTCGGCGCGCACATCGTCGTCACCGTCTTCCCCTTCCCCCGCACCGCGTTCACGCTGGCCGCCGGACTCTTGTTCGGGCCCGCGCTCGGCGTGGCGATCGCCGTGGTCGCGAGCACGGTGAGCGCGCTGCTCGCCCTGGTGCTGGTGCGTGCGCTGGGCTGGCAGCTCAGCCGCCTGGTCAGTCATCCGGCGGTGGAGGCGGTGGACGCCCGACTGCAGGCCAGTGGCTGGCGGGCGATCTTCTCGCTGCGAATGATCCCCGCGGTGCCGTTCTCGGTGCTCAACTACGCCGCCGGGGCGTCGGCGGTGCGGGTGCTCCCTTACTTCTGGGCGACGCTGGCGGGGCTGATCCCCGGCACCGCCGCCGTGGTGTTCCTCGGAGACGCGCTGACCGGCAACATCAGCCCACTGCTGGTGCTGGTGTCGGTGTGCACCGCGGCCGTCGGCGTCGCTGGGCTGGTGTACGAGGTGCGAGCCGCGGCTAAGTAG
- a CDS encoding SPFH domain-containing protein — protein sequence MDGAVAGLVLLAVLVIFAIIVVAKSVALIPQAEAAVIERLGRYSKTVSGQLTLLVPFVDKVRARVDLRERVVSFPPQPVITEDNLTVNIDTVVYFQVTNPQAAVYQISNYIVGVEQLTTTTLRNVVGGMTLEQTLTSRDQINGQLRGVLDEATGRWGLRVARVELRSIDPPPSIQDSMEKQMRADREKRAMILTAEGSREAAIKQAEGQKQAQILAAEGAKQAAILAAEADRQSRILRAQGERAASYLQAQGQAKAIEKTFAAIKAGRPTPEMLAYQYLQTLPQMAKGEANKVWLVPSDFGSALQGFTKMLGAPGEDGVYRYTPSPVEENLPMQDDSDEVADWFDTKTDPAIAQAVAKAEAEARTSVPAVGAAPVPPPQDAIAPPQRSYPPLSEQQAPPADPQYAPPPPGSHRAT from the coding sequence ATGGACGGTGCAGTTGCGGGTCTGGTCCTACTGGCGGTGCTGGTGATCTTCGCCATCATCGTCGTCGCCAAGTCCGTCGCCCTGATCCCGCAAGCCGAGGCCGCCGTCATCGAGCGGCTCGGGCGCTACAGCAAGACTGTCTCGGGGCAGCTCACCCTGCTGGTCCCGTTCGTGGACAAGGTCCGGGCGCGGGTCGACCTGCGTGAGCGGGTGGTGTCCTTCCCGCCGCAACCGGTGATCACCGAGGACAACCTGACCGTCAACATCGACACCGTGGTGTACTTCCAGGTCACCAACCCACAAGCGGCGGTCTATCAGATCAGCAACTACATCGTCGGTGTGGAACAGCTGACCACCACCACGCTGCGCAACGTGGTCGGCGGCATGACCCTCGAGCAGACGCTGACCAGCCGTGACCAGATCAACGGTCAGCTCCGCGGTGTGCTCGACGAAGCCACCGGCCGCTGGGGCCTTCGGGTCGCCCGCGTCGAGTTGCGCAGCATCGACCCGCCGCCGTCCATCCAGGACTCGATGGAAAAGCAGATGCGCGCCGACCGTGAGAAGCGTGCGATGATCCTCACCGCCGAGGGCAGCCGGGAAGCCGCGATCAAGCAGGCCGAGGGCCAGAAGCAAGCCCAGATCCTGGCCGCCGAGGGCGCCAAACAGGCCGCGATCCTGGCCGCCGAGGCCGACCGGCAATCCCGAATCCTGCGGGCCCAGGGCGAGCGGGCCGCGTCGTACCTGCAGGCGCAGGGCCAGGCCAAGGCCATCGAGAAGACGTTCGCCGCCATCAAGGCGGGCCGGCCCACCCCGGAGATGCTGGCCTACCAGTACCTGCAGACGCTGCCGCAGATGGCCAAGGGTGAGGCCAACAAGGTGTGGTTGGTGCCCAGCGACTTCGGTTCGGCGTTGCAGGGATTCACCAAGATGCTCGGTGCGCCCGGCGAGGACGGCGTGTATCGGTACACGCCGTCGCCGGTGGAGGAGAACCTGCCCATGCAGGACGACTCCGACGAGGTCGCCGACTGGTTCGACACCAAGACCGACCCCGCGATCGCCCAAGCGGTGGCCAAGGCCGAGGCCGAGGCGCGGACGTCCGTGCCTGCGGTCGGCGCAGCCCCGGTGCCGCCGCCCCAGGACGCGATCGCCCCGCCGCAGCGTTCGTACCCGCCGCTGTCCGAGCAGCAGGCCCCGCCGGCCGACCCGCAATATGCGCCGCCGCCGCCCGGCTCGCACCGCGCTACTTAG
- a CDS encoding NfeD family protein codes for MPAALIWLVFALGLAGAEALTGDMFLLMLSGGALAAAGSSWLLDLPVWADGAVFLVVSVLLVLLVRPALRRKFTAGKGLPEPVKALEGKNALVLGRVSQHEGQVKLEGEVWTARPYNDNDVYEPGDHVTVMHIDGATAVVWKNG; via the coding sequence ATGCCTGCGGCGCTGATCTGGCTTGTCTTCGCCCTGGGCCTTGCCGGTGCGGAGGCACTGACGGGCGATATGTTCCTGCTGATGCTCTCCGGTGGCGCGCTGGCCGCCGCCGGTTCGAGCTGGCTGCTGGACTTGCCGGTATGGGCCGACGGCGCGGTGTTCCTGGTGGTTTCGGTGCTGCTCGTGCTGCTGGTGCGGCCCGCGCTGCGCCGCAAATTCACCGCGGGTAAGGGGCTGCCGGAACCGGTCAAGGCGCTGGAAGGCAAGAACGCGCTGGTGCTCGGCCGGGTTTCGCAGCATGAAGGCCAGGTGAAGCTCGAAGGCGAAGTCTGGACGGCACGTCCCTACAACGACAACGATGTCTACGAGCCGGGCGACCACGTCACCGTCATGCACATCGACGGTGCCACCGCGGTCGTCTGGAAGAACGGGTAA
- the fabG1 gene encoding 3-oxoacyl-ACP reductase FabG1: MSDSGTAEAATSGTAGKPPFVSRSVLVTGGNRGIGLAIAQRLAADGHKVAVTHRGSGAPEGLFGVVCDVTDSAAVDRAFTEVEEHQGPVEVLVSNAGISQDAFMIRMTEERFESVINANLTGAFRVAQRASRSMQRKRFGRIIFIGSVSGMWGIGNQSNYAAAKAGLIGMARSISREMSKAGVTANVVAPGYIDTEMTRALDERIQEGALDFIPAKRVGTAEEVAGAVSFLASEDAGYIAGAVIPVDGGMGMGH; the protein is encoded by the coding sequence ATGAGCGATTCCGGAACCGCAGAGGCGGCGACATCAGGCACCGCTGGCAAGCCACCCTTTGTCTCCCGTTCGGTGCTGGTCACCGGCGGAAACCGGGGTATCGGACTGGCGATCGCACAACGGTTGGCCGCTGACGGCCACAAGGTCGCGGTCACCCATCGCGGCTCCGGCGCACCCGAGGGGCTGTTCGGTGTCGTGTGTGATGTCACCGACAGTGCGGCCGTCGACCGTGCCTTTACCGAGGTCGAGGAGCATCAGGGTCCGGTCGAGGTGCTGGTGTCCAACGCCGGCATCTCCCAGGACGCGTTCATGATCCGGATGACCGAAGAGCGTTTCGAGAGCGTCATCAACGCCAACCTGACCGGGGCGTTCCGGGTGGCCCAGCGGGCGTCTCGAAGCATGCAGCGTAAGCGCTTCGGCCGGATCATCTTCATCGGCTCGGTCTCCGGTATGTGGGGCATCGGCAATCAGTCGAACTACGCCGCCGCCAAGGCGGGCCTGATCGGGATGGCCCGGTCGATCTCCCGCGAGATGTCGAAGGCCGGCGTTACCGCCAACGTCGTCGCCCCCGGCTACATCGACACCGAGATGACGCGCGCGCTCGACGAGCGCATCCAGGAGGGTGCGTTGGACTTCATCCCGGCCAAGCGGGTCGGGACGGCCGAAGAGGTCGCCGGCGCGGTCAGCTTCCTGGCGTCCGAGGATGCCGGTTACATCGCCGGCGCGGTCATCCCGGTCGACGGCGGTATGGGGATGGGCCATTAG